From a single Phaenicophaeus curvirostris isolate KB17595 chromosome 8, BPBGC_Pcur_1.0, whole genome shotgun sequence genomic region:
- the CCN1 gene encoding CCN family member 1, with amino-acid sequence MAAAPPAIAAAILCLARLALGSPCPAVCQCPATVPQCSPGVGLVLDGCGCCKVCAKQLNEDCSRVQPCDHTKGLECNFGASPAALKGICRAQSEGRPCEYNSKIYQNGESFQPNCKHQCTCIDGAVGCIPLCPQELSLPNLGCPSPRLVKVPGQCCEEWVCDESKDALDELEGFFSKEFGLDDSEGELTRNNELIAIVKGGLKMLPVFGSEPQSRAFENPKCIVQTTSWSQCSKTCGTGISTRVTNDNPDCKLIKETRICEVRPCGQPSYASLKKGKKCTKTTKSPSPVKFTYAGCSSVKKYRPKYCGSCVDGRCCTPQQTRTVKIRFRCDDGETFTKSVMMIQSCRCNYNCPHANEAYPYYRLVNDIHKFRD; translated from the exons ATGGCAGCCGCGCCGCCCGCCATCGCCGCCGCCATCCTCTGCCTCGCCCGCCTG GCTCTGGGCTCACCCTGCCCCGCCGTCTGCCAGTGCCCGGCGACCGTCCCGCAGTGCTCCCCGGGCGTGGGGCTGGTCCTGGATGGCTGCGGGTGCTGCAAGGTCTGCGCCAAGCAGCTGAACGAAGACTGCAGCCGGGTGCAGCCCTGCGACCACAccaaggggctggagtgcaACTTCGGCGCCAGCCCCGCTGCGCTGAAGGGCATCTGCAGAG cccaATCCGAGGGGAGGCCGTGTGAATACAACTCCAAAATCTACCAGAACGGCGAAAGCTTCCAGCCCAACTGTAAACACCAGTGTACGTGCATAGATGGAGCTGTGGGCTGCATCCCGCTCTGCCCGCAGGAGCTCTCGCTGCCCAACCTGGGCTGTCCCAGCCCCAGGCTGGTCAAAGTCCCTGGGCAGTGCTGCGAGGAGTGGGTCTGCGATGAAAGCAAGGATGCGCTGGATGAGCTGGAAGGTTTCTTCAGTAAGGAGTTTGGGCTGGATGATTCCGAAGGCGAACTAACCAGGAACAACGAGCTCATCGCCATCGTGAAAGGAGGCCTGAAAATGCTACCTG tttttgGATCCGAGCCACAAAGCCGAGCTTTTGAGAATCCCAAATGCATTGTGCAAACAACCTCCTGGTCCCAGTGCTCGAAGACATGCGGAACCGGCATCTCCACGAGGGTTACCAACGACAATCCCGACTGCAAGCTCATCAAAGAGACCAGGATATGTGAAGTCAGGCCATGTGGCCAGCCCAGCTATGCCTCCCTGAAG aagggaaaaaagtgtaCCAAGACTACGAAGTCCCCATCCCCGGTGAAGTTTACTTATGCTGGGTGCTCCAGCGTGAAGAAGTACCGGCCCAAGTACTGTGGCTCGTGCGTGGACGGCAGGTGCTGCACGCCTCAGCAGACCAGGACTGTCAAGATCCGATTCCGCTGCGATGATGGAGAAACCTTCACCAAGAGTGTCATGATGATCCAGTCCTGCCGATGCAACTACAACTGCCCACACGCCAACGAAGCTTATCCCTACTACAGACTAGTCAACGACATCCACAAATTCAGGGACTAA